One genomic segment of Deltaproteobacteria bacterium includes these proteins:
- a CDS encoding 3-hydroxylacyl-ACP dehydratase, with protein MEALVPHATPMRWLRRVVAHAGDETVCEACADDLALLQDARGAVPGYATLELAAQCVAAHARLFASDAGAPRIGFLLGARRFQVHAPELAPGQLLRVRVKRQWGAATGPVSFDSEVRDAASGTLLAAGRISCFTPSD; from the coding sequence ATGGAAGCGCTCGTCCCGCACGCAACGCCGATGCGCTGGCTCCGGCGCGTGGTCGCGCATGCCGGCGACGAGACCGTGTGCGAGGCGTGCGCCGACGACCTCGCGCTGCTGCAGGACGCACGCGGCGCCGTGCCCGGCTACGCGACGCTCGAGCTCGCCGCGCAGTGCGTCGCCGCTCACGCGCGCCTCTTCGCGAGCGACGCCGGCGCGCCGCGCATCGGCTTCCTGCTCGGCGCGCGCCGCTTCCAGGTGCACGCGCCCGAGCTCGCACCCGGTCAGCTGCTGCGAGTGCGCGTGAAGCGCCAGTGGGGCGCGGCGACCGGCCCCGTCTCGTTCGACAGCGAGGTGCGCGACGCAGCGAGCGGGACGCTTCTAGCTGCGGGGCGCATCAGCTGCTTCACTCCGAGCGATTGA
- the fabG gene encoding 3-oxoacyl-ACP reductase FabG → MRRVLVTGGSRGIGRAVALRLARDGYALTLNFRSRREDAERVADEIAAAGGKAGLLPFDVADRTAASEALAKDLAAGGAYYGVVCNAGVNADAPFPAMKPEAWDRVLRTNLDGFYNVVQPLVMPMVRAHQGGRIVVMSSASGVIGNRGQVNYAASKAGLNAAARSLALELAKREITVNSVAPGLIETEMIEKAPREEIEKLIPMRRVGRPEEVAALVSFLFSPEAAYITGQTISVNGGLA, encoded by the coding sequence GTGAGACGCGTCCTCGTCACCGGCGGGAGTCGCGGCATTGGCCGCGCTGTCGCGCTGCGTCTCGCACGCGACGGCTACGCGCTCACGCTGAACTTCCGCAGTCGCCGCGAAGACGCCGAGCGCGTCGCGGATGAAATCGCCGCGGCGGGCGGGAAGGCCGGCCTGCTGCCGTTCGACGTGGCGGATCGCACGGCGGCGAGCGAAGCGCTGGCGAAGGATCTCGCCGCGGGCGGCGCTTATTACGGCGTCGTGTGCAACGCGGGCGTGAACGCGGACGCGCCGTTTCCGGCGATGAAGCCCGAGGCGTGGGACCGCGTGCTGCGCACGAATCTCGACGGCTTCTACAACGTGGTGCAGCCGCTCGTGATGCCGATGGTGCGCGCGCATCAGGGCGGGCGGATCGTGGTGATGTCGTCGGCCTCGGGCGTGATCGGGAATCGCGGGCAGGTGAACTACGCCGCGTCGAAGGCCGGGCTGAATGCCGCCGCGCGCTCGCTCGCGCTCGAGCTCGCGAAGCGCGAGATCACGGTGAACAGCGTGGCGCCGGGGCTGATCGAGACGGAGATGATCGAGAAGGCGCCGCGCGAGGAGATCGAGAAGCTGATCCCGATGCGGCGCGTCGGGCGGCCCGAGGAAGTCGCGGCGCTCGTCTCGTTCCTGTTCTCGCCGGAGGCGGCCTACATCACCGGGCAGACGATCTCGGTGAACGGTGGCCTCGCGTGA
- a CDS encoding beta-ketoacyl synthase chain length factor, producing MKRALVRQVVAWKPDAGAQAGAPDARFLPPLVRRRCDDVTRAMLHVAHECASAAQIEACACVFASRHASLTALVELLDSITTGRALSPNTFSHSVHNAPAGVFSVWAKNRSACSSISAGRESFVCGLVEALGLLAREPERDVLLVCGDEFPLAPLTPHADVLAPTHAVALLLGESGDGAPLVLALDSVTERAESPAEPDELAFVRWWSGPEASLTLVHETRRWLLRRSG from the coding sequence ATGAAACGCGCGCTCGTGCGCCAGGTCGTCGCGTGGAAGCCGGACGCTGGCGCGCAGGCCGGAGCGCCGGATGCGCGCTTTCTGCCGCCGCTCGTGCGCCGCCGCTGCGACGACGTGACGCGCGCGATGCTGCACGTCGCGCACGAGTGCGCGAGCGCGGCGCAGATCGAGGCATGCGCGTGCGTGTTCGCGAGCCGCCACGCATCGCTCACGGCGCTGGTCGAGCTGCTCGATTCCATAACAACCGGAAGGGCGCTCTCGCCCAACACCTTCAGCCACTCCGTGCACAACGCGCCCGCGGGCGTCTTCTCGGTGTGGGCGAAGAACCGAAGCGCGTGCAGCTCGATCTCCGCCGGGCGCGAGAGCTTCGTGTGCGGGCTCGTCGAGGCGCTCGGCCTGCTGGCGCGCGAGCCCGAACGCGACGTGTTGCTCGTGTGTGGCGACGAATTCCCGCTCGCACCGCTCACGCCGCACGCGGACGTGCTCGCCCCGACGCACGCAGTCGCGCTGCTGCTCGGGGAGAGTGGCGATGGCGCGCCCCTCGTTCTCGCTCTCGACTCGGTGACCGAGCGGGCGGAGAGCCCTGCCGAGCCCGACGAGCTCGCCTTCGTGCGCTGGTGGTCCGGGCCAGAGGCGTCCCTGACTCTCGTTCACGAGACGCGCCGGTGGCTGCTTCGGCGCAGCGGATAG
- a CDS encoding beta-ketoacyl-ACP synthase, translated as MSAVGVPALGLVCALGDSADAVWRGLVAGDSSALAWREDLTPGARFRFGSVTSALPEVPRAVVQHDTRAAQLALAALAQIEREARAAVLRFGALRVGVVVGTSTGGIGETEAAFRARAADGALPPGSHLERIEFGGVAKVIAHAAGAAGPRFAMSTACSSGAKALASARALIANDWCDAVIAGGSDALCGTTANGFRALQALAADRTNPMTAGRDGLVLGEGAALFLVTREAAPLALLGAGEAMDAHHISAPHPEGAGAEAAMRAALADARLAPGDIAYLNLHGTGTPHNDAMESLAVARVFAAPPPCSSTKPLTGHTLAAAGALEAAFCWLALARREGERIALPPHVAAGARDPALPALPLAQRGEGVAASWPAALMSTSFGFGGSNCALVLGHAR; from the coding sequence ATGAGCGCTGTCGGCGTGCCCGCGCTCGGTCTCGTGTGCGCGCTCGGCGACTCCGCGGATGCGGTGTGGCGCGGCCTCGTCGCGGGCGACTCGAGCGCGCTCGCGTGGCGCGAGGACCTCACGCCCGGCGCGCGCTTTCGATTCGGCAGCGTGACGAGCGCGCTGCCCGAGGTTCCGCGCGCGGTCGTGCAGCACGACACGCGCGCCGCGCAGCTCGCGCTCGCCGCGCTCGCGCAGATCGAGCGCGAGGCGCGCGCCGCGGTGCTGCGCTTCGGCGCGCTCCGCGTCGGTGTCGTGGTGGGAACGAGCACGGGGGGCATCGGCGAGACCGAGGCCGCGTTTCGCGCGCGCGCCGCAGACGGCGCGCTGCCGCCAGGCTCGCACCTTGAGCGCATCGAGTTCGGCGGCGTCGCCAAAGTGATCGCACACGCGGCCGGCGCCGCGGGGCCTCGCTTCGCGATGTCGACCGCGTGCTCTTCCGGCGCGAAGGCGCTCGCGAGCGCGCGCGCACTCATTGCGAACGACTGGTGCGACGCCGTGATCGCGGGCGGCAGCGATGCGCTCTGCGGCACGACCGCGAACGGGTTCCGCGCACTGCAAGCGCTCGCCGCCGACCGCACGAACCCGATGACCGCGGGGCGCGACGGCCTCGTGCTCGGCGAAGGCGCGGCGCTCTTCCTCGTGACTCGCGAGGCGGCGCCGCTCGCGTTGTTGGGTGCGGGCGAGGCGATGGACGCGCATCACATCTCGGCGCCGCATCCCGAAGGCGCAGGCGCCGAGGCCGCGATGCGCGCGGCGCTCGCGGACGCGCGGCTCGCACCGGGCGACATCGCGTACCTGAACCTGCACGGCACGGGCACGCCGCACAACGACGCGATGGAGAGCCTCGCCGTGGCGCGCGTGTTCGCCGCGCCGCCGCCGTGCAGCTCCACCAAGCCGCTCACGGGGCACACGCTGGCGGCGGCGGGCGCGCTCGAAGCCGCGTTCTGCTGGCTCGCGCTCGCGCGGCGCGAAGGCGAGCGCATCGCGCTGCCGCCGCATGTCGCCGCGGGCGCGCGCGATCCGGCGCTGCCTGCGCTGCCGCTCGCGCAGCGCGGCGAAGGGGTTGCGGCGTCGTGGCCCGCCGCACTGATGTCCACCTCATTCGGCTTCGGCGGCAGCAACTGCGCACTCGTGCTCGGTCACGCGCGATGA
- a CDS encoding long-chain fatty acid--CoA ligase has product MLRLRARASPELEIATCALAVRFAALGPRARVIVVAHNGPALACALLAALRSGAEVLGVPPRTPPAALADLAHQLGAKLVLAEPRLGGGESLAFDALLRAPRTIDGPRDFSGAVLLTTSGTTGFPRIVRRSVRAVDFIARTSAEALALGPGDRSLLAIPLFHSYGLDQLTAALLAGARAVLHAGFNPALVRRELAEGGITHLPAVPTMVDALARLAGDQAASAVLRCVVSAGSALSERVARAFEEKLGVAVGQVYGSSELGTVTATRAGDPLGCVGRALPGVTLRVLDRAAPNPEKPVAIGEEGIVAVAAPSRFDGYVGSADAPAELVNTGDLGRLDDAGRLWLNGRASLLIDVGAVKVNSLEVEALLLGHPDVRDVVVLPLPFSDTGARLRAVVVPEPGRTPTRDALRRYARERLIDYKVPRVFEIREDVPRSPTGKILRGELLREPR; this is encoded by the coding sequence GTGCTGCGATTACGTGCGCGAGCGAGCCCGGAGCTCGAGATCGCGACCTGCGCGCTCGCCGTGCGCTTCGCGGCACTCGGGCCGCGCGCGCGCGTGATCGTCGTCGCGCACAACGGGCCGGCGCTCGCGTGTGCGCTACTCGCCGCGCTGCGCTCGGGCGCCGAGGTGTTAGGGGTCCCGCCGCGCACCCCGCCGGCCGCCCTCGCCGATCTCGCGCACCAGCTTGGCGCGAAGCTCGTGCTCGCGGAGCCGAGGCTCGGCGGCGGGGAGTCGCTCGCGTTCGACGCACTGCTGCGCGCGCCACGAACGATCGACGGCCCGCGCGACTTCTCCGGTGCGGTGCTGCTCACCACCTCGGGCACCACGGGCTTCCCGCGCATCGTGCGCCGCAGCGTGCGCGCGGTCGACTTCATCGCACGCACCTCGGCGGAGGCGCTCGCGCTCGGTCCGGGCGACCGCTCGCTGCTCGCGATTCCGCTGTTCCACTCGTACGGGCTCGATCAGCTGACGGCAGCGCTGCTTGCGGGCGCGCGCGCCGTACTTCACGCGGGCTTCAATCCCGCGCTCGTGCGCCGCGAGCTCGCAGAAGGCGGCATCACGCACCTGCCCGCCGTGCCGACGATGGTCGACGCGCTCGCTCGCCTCGCTGGCGACCAAGCAGCCAGCGCAGTGCTGCGCTGCGTCGTCTCCGCCGGCAGCGCGCTGTCGGAGCGAGTCGCCCGAGCGTTCGAGGAGAAGCTCGGTGTCGCGGTGGGGCAGGTGTACGGATCGAGTGAGCTCGGCACAGTCACCGCGACGCGCGCGGGCGATCCGCTCGGCTGCGTCGGCCGCGCGCTCCCGGGGGTGACGCTTCGAGTGCTCGATCGCGCCGCGCCGAATCCAGAGAAGCCGGTCGCGATCGGCGAGGAGGGCATCGTGGCGGTGGCCGCGCCGTCCCGCTTCGACGGCTACGTCGGAAGCGCGGATGCGCCGGCCGAGCTCGTGAACACGGGCGATCTCGGCCGACTCGACGACGCGGGGCGGCTCTGGCTGAACGGGCGCGCGAGCCTGCTCATCGACGTCGGCGCGGTGAAGGTGAACTCGCTCGAAGTCGAGGCGTTGTTGTTAGGGCATCCCGACGTGCGCGACGTGGTCGTGCTGCCGCTGCCGTTCTCGGATACGGGAGCGCGGCTGCGCGCCGTCGTCGTGCCCGAGCCGGGACGCACGCCCACGCGCGATGCGCTGCGTCGCTACGCGCGCGAGCGGCTGATCGACTACAAGGTGCCGCGCGTGTTCGAGATTCGGGAGGACGTGCCGCGCTCGCCGACCGGGAAGATCCTGCGCGGCGAGCTGTTGCGGGAGCCTCGATGA